DNA sequence from the Podospora pseudocomata strain CBS 415.72m chromosome 2 map unlocalized CBS415.72m_2.2, whole genome shotgun sequence genome:
TCCCCCGGGAGTTTTTGTAGGCTGATGGTGACACGATGACTGCACACCGGTCCGGGGTTTGGAGTTAATGGGGATAAGCCAAGGACAGCTGGCAGGCAGGATGAGGAAGCAGAGCCCGTGAAATGTTGTTTGTCTGGTGACTCTCTTGCGGCGCAGCAAGGgattcttttccttcttccccggGGATCCAATTGCCAATGACGAAAGATGAGAGGCGTAGAATTGGGCTTGGTTATTGGACTGATTATGGGCTGTTCGGCTGTTGGAGGTCATCTTGGATTGGACCATGTCATCGGCCCTCGACCCCTTGTCAAACATTATTGGCTTATGGCAAAGACATAAACCCCCAAGAAGGGGAAAATCGCGCAGTTGTCCTtgttgggggttttggtgcTGAATGTCTTGCTCTTTTCTCATCCCATGGGGGACGGAGTAGGGGGTGCAGATATGGTCTTCTTCTagtgttggtgtttgatgcGGGAAAGACAGGGCTTCCCCACGTCTTTGCTGCACCGCACCGCCGTCGGGTCGCCGGTCCCCTGTGCAAAGTCAACGTGGGAGAGGCCAGAAATGCCGTGCGATGCGGGCGGGTAACGTACCTTGGAAGAATCAATTCGCAAATCAATGATATCAAATCCGGACTTGTTGTCCGAGATGCCCGCGGTGCTGTGTGCTGTGTGTTGTGTGCTGCAGGAGGCTGTCCAGATGACCATCAGCACAAAGAGCGAGATTCCAGGTTGCCCGTTTGCAATTCCCTATCTCTCTCGCCAGTTGCGGTCGATTGTGTGGCACTCTACAGCCAAAATGTGCGGTTGCGTTGCAGCACCGGTAAGGGCGATTGGAGGGGCAACTACTATACGAACAGGAAGGCGATTGTAACGATTGAGAGAGATCTCGACTGTCACGAGAGCACCAGTGAGAAGGACAGACTGCTAGCTGCCTACCGGTCTGGTTTGGGCTTGCAGATGGTGGTAGTGTGGTGTGGggtcatggtgatggtggactgACTACTGGATGACTGActccttggtgttgttgctcaAATGTGTGTATCAAAGTTGATGCTGACAGGTGTAGCTCCAACTCGGCGCCTTTCACTGAAGCATCAACGGAACGGCGTCCGGCCATCTTAAGACACTGGCTGTACTACCGTGACCATGTCTCTGTAGCTATTTTGCTCTGTTGCCATGTTGCTCTGTTTGCCGAGTAAATCTCCTTCCATCTCGATGATCGCTCTGAAGGTGTGTTCGTATACCCTTGAGTGCCTCGTGCTCGTCGTGCCTGGGCGTCCGGTGTCTAGGCTGGAATCGGCTCCAACAAAAAGTCTCTGATGGCTCGGCTTTGTTATTCTGGGTCGCTGGAGCTGGCATCACCAATGGCCGTCAAACACCATGCAGCACCTGCAGAGTGCAGCTTCAGCGTTGTTGAAGTGTCACGACTTGAGTGGCTATCGGTGCTTTCCGCACCCcaccttggtcttgttctGGGAGCCTGACGGGGGGTCGACGGGGGTGCCATGGGGTGCCATTCGACAGGCTTGGCATCTTGGAGCACTCTATCCAGACGCACCGGTCTGCAGGCTATAACCGCACTTGGTTCGTGATGTTGAGTCGGAGGATGGTAGGATGCCCAATTGTGCGTGCTTGTTATCTGTCCAATGTCTGTCTGGCAACGGCCCGCGCCCGTCAGATATTGACTCTCTCTAGAGGTAGAGTGTGGGTTGCGTCGGGGGGTGAGCTGTCTACAGTTGCGGGTTGCAGTCTGGCAGTTCTGCAGTTATTGCACACACGCCGAAGGCCGGGAGTCCGAACGGGTAGTGAGTGTGAGTGAATCTGATCAATGTTGACTGGTGGGACGGATGGGTAatgggtgggtggtcaaCCCATCGATGGCCTGGGCCAGCCATCCGCGAAACCAAGCCCAGCCAGGCACCGTCACACTCCGCGCTTCGCCTTGGTGCCTTGGTCGAACTCGACTAAGCCAACCCGTAACCCGCCCCTCCTTGCCATGCCAACCTGTCCCAAGTCACCCATGGACTGACAAGTGGCAATGTAGCCCGAAAGTGCCGTCATTGAAACCTGGAGACATTTTGCGGCATTGAGCGGATCGCATTTCAGCCCAAGTGGGCGGCTCCCATAAACTCTTCTGGAGCACTGGAGCACCTCCACTCCCACGATAATAATaggccccccttcccaacctttTCCTCCACTTTCCAACTTTTGGTTCTCAGCCTCAGCTAAATATCAATGTGAACCTCCACCCTCGACTCGACCTTTAACAACTCCAAAGTCAAGTCAAGCCAAGCCAAaggatcaacaaccaacaccgAAGATCAAGCATCAAGATCAACatcgacatcaacacccaccttAGTCATCATGATGGCCTCACTCACACTCACACCCGACTCTCGCATGCAGCGAAGAGATTCATCAGACCGAAGCGCCAGCAAGAGAAGACCAAGACTGCTCCGCGCCACTGCTACCGaaccctccatcaccacctccaatgCCAGCCGAAATGCCCTCTGCAGCCAGTCAAACCGAGCGACCGACCTCCTGACCCGTGCCTTCGTTTCTGGCTCTCCTCCGggatcttcttcaccaatCTCTGTCCGGCCATCCATGTTCGACAGTGTCGACCGTCAGCAACAGCTATCCGTCTCGCCTGTCAGTCAGCCCGACTCGTATGATGAGCGTCCTTGTATGTCTTGCCATCTTTCACTTGTGTCCCGGACTATATGCTGACTTTGAAACCCAGTCTCGGGACGGTACTTCAGCTTCCCCAGCTTCGATGACTATGAGGGTAGCCAGCAAGACGACAAGGAGTCCGAGATCAAGTCCCCTTGAGAGGTCGCCCTGATCTCTTTTGGAGGGCAGTTCCGCTGAATGCTGCCACGCATCTGGCTACCATGCCTTCGGAGCGGAACTTCGCCAGGAGAAACCGGaacccccaaaccaacccatcatcgaAACGCCCACGCCCTACTCCCCCTCGGACTGAGAAGCACCTGCAGCCATGACTGTTTATTTTGTGTATTCCCCGAGCCAGTCCCCCCCTCTCACACGCCTCAGATTGAGGCACTCCCGACgacgggatggagaggaagtttCCACTGGAGGATCGACGGCGCAGAGAGCATTTTGTACGATACAACACTCATTTTGATGACGTGGATCACGATATGATCCCCAAACGAAAGGTCGACAGCGTCCCACAGATGGGATGCACGTCTCAAACGGTCGGAGTCATTCACCCCGCCAACAAAGACGTTGAAAAAGGAGGAAATAGGGTAACACACCCACCTACCTATGCGCACTCACCGCCCTTGTACCAAAACATTTTGTGTAGCTTTATGTCGTCATGACACGTCGGGTGACCCTGAGCCTATATGCTGCCAGGGTAAACGCAccccgaggaggatgaatggatggatggatggatggggattAATTGGAAGCGAAGGTGATCATTGGCCGGAAAAAAGGTCGATGGAATGAATTTACGTCGCTCTCTTCAAAACTTTTCGTTTTGCTGAATCTTTGGGGGGCTGTCACTGAGATCTTGATTTCGAGGGGGACAAGCGGGAGAATGATCAAAAATAATCTAGTCATAagacacaaaaaaaaaaattattCAAGAAACTATCACAATAGCCAGTGCTCCCCTTTGACTAGTGTGATGTGAGACCGAAAAGTGTGGTGTTATGGGCATAGTGCAACACCGATAGTTGTGGCTTCAAGGGAAATAGTACGCGAGAGCATGTTTGAGGCTGTGGTAACCAAAGGCAaaggtgatggggaggggttggagctgGGAGTCAGTGGTGCTTATCTTATCGCCCAGCACTCACCTTATCGATAGCAGAGCAGCAAGCCAAAAGTGAATGGCAGGAGCAGGCAAAAACGCACGGCCCTCCGAGCCCTAAGGTCCGTGCAGCCAATCATGCCCCGCAATGAGTGCCCCACAGGTCTAGTTTTTCCGCTGATGGGAGGTGCGCTGCAGCCCACACAACGAATTTCAATTTTGATTCCGAAGCAGAGAAACCCAAACTCGTGTCCTCGATTGCACGGTCTCCATCACTAACCAAGCAGCACTTCCCGTCACCGAAGACATTGCTGCGTCAAGATGGCTGTTGGCAAGTACGTTGAACCCCTCGAAAACCGATTTTCTCTGCGATACCCACGATTTTCCTCGACTTCGCGATACAATTCGGCCGCCTGGTGGTGGATTCTGgacttgatgatggctgacCATCGTCCACAGGAACAAGAGACTgtccaagggcaagaagggcCTTAAGAAGAAGGCCCAGGACCCCTTCGCCCGCAAGGACTGGTACGGCATCAAGGTACGTCGCGACATAATCGAGTTTCGGTCGAGGCAGCGAGGCTAACAAATAATCAAATCACAGGCCCCCGCGCCTTTCGCCATCAGAGAGTAAGCTTTGAAATCCCGAACACCACAGATCGCCGCGAGACGAGCAGGCAGGAACCCGAGCAGCGATTCTAACAA
Encoded proteins:
- a CDS encoding uncharacterized protein (EggNog:ENOG503P9IB); its protein translation is MMASLTLTPDSRMQRRDSSDRSASKRRPRLLRATATEPSITTSNASRNALCSQSNRATDLLTRAFVSGSPPGSSSPISVRPSMFDSVDRQQQLSVSPVSQPDSYDERPFSGRYFSFPSFDDYEGSQQDDKESEIKSP